From a single Nicotiana tabacum cultivar K326 chromosome 8, ASM71507v2, whole genome shotgun sequence genomic region:
- the LOC107800230 gene encoding phospholipase A1-IIdelta: METETTWHELLGSNNWEGLLEPLNLNLRQLILRCGDFCQATYDAFNNDQNSKYCGTSRYGKKSFFQKVMLESASNYKISGFLYATARISALGAIFLHSLSREAWDRESNWIGYIAVTTDEVSQELGRREIYVAFRGTTRNYEWINVLGARPESADSLLRPKSLQKIGVNGDNSKSSNGDDGVSGDNSKNSKDDDENEPKVEDGWFKIFASSLCKPLLRPKSLQKSGVNGDNSKSSSDDDENEPKVMDGWLKIYVSSNPNSPFTKLSAREQLQAKIEELRQQYKDENLSITFTGHSLGASLATLAAFDVVENGVTDIPVSAIVFGSPQVGNKAFNEKIKEYSNLNILHVKNKIDLITLYPSALLGYANTGTELVIDSRKSPSLKDSRDTGDWHNLQGMLHVVAGWNGEDKEFELKVKRSVALVNKSSSFLKDEYLIPGSWWVEKNRSMVLDENGEWILAPPSDEDLPVPEY; the protein is encoded by the coding sequence ATGGAGACAGAAACAACATGGCATGAACTGTTAGGAAGCAACAACTGGGAAGGTCTTCTTGAACCATTAAATCTCAATCTACGACAGCTAATTCTCCGCTGCGGCGACTTCTGTCAAGCTACTTATGATGCTTTCAACAATGACCAAAATTCCAAGTATTGTGGCACCAGCCGTTATGGCAAGAAATCATTCTTCCAAAAAGTCATGTTAGAATCTGCTTCCAATTACAAAATCTCCGGCTTCCTCTATGCCACTGCCCGTATTAGCGCCCTTGGAGCCATTTTCCTCCACTCTCTGTCTCGCGAAGCTTGGGACAGAGAATCCAATTGGATTGGTTATATAGCTGTTACAACTGATGAAGTCAGCCAAGAACTAGGCCGTAGGGAAATTTATGTTGCTTTCCGTGGCACAACAAGGAATTACGAATGGATCAATGTCTTAGGTGCCAGGCCTGAATCTGCTGACTCTTTGCTCCGTCCCAAGTCTCTGCAAAAAATTGGAGTAAATGGTGACAACAGCAAAAGCAGCAATGGTGATGATGGGGTAAGTGGTGATAACAGCAAAAACAGCAAAGATGATGATGAGAACGAGCCCAAAGTCGAGGATGGCTGGTTCAAGATTTTCGCTTCCAGTCTCTGCAAGCCTTTGCTTCGTCCCAAGTCCCTGCAAAAAAGTGGAGTAAACGGCGATAACAGCAAAAGCAGCAGTGATGATGACGAGAACGAGCCGAAAGTAATGGATGGATGGCTCAAGATTTACGTTTCCAGCAACCCAAATTCACCCTTCACGAAACTAAGTGCAAGAGAACAGCTGCAGGCAAAAATTGAAGAATTAAGGCAGCAGTATAAAGATGAGAATCTTAGCATAACATTTACAGGCCATAGTCTTGGTGCTAGTTTAGCTACTTTAGCAGCATTTGATGTGGTTGAAAATGGGGTTACTGATATTCCAGTATCCGCTATTGTCTTTGGGAGTCCTCAAGTTGGGAACAAGGCTTTTAACGAAAAGATCAAGGAATACTCAAATTTGAATATCTTACATGTTAAGAACAAGATTGATCTCATTACCCTTTATCCAAGTGCTCTGTTGGGGTATGCGAATACAGGTACAGAACTAGTCATCGATAGCAGAAAATCTCCAAGCTTAAAGGACTCGAGAGATACGGGCGACTGGCACAACTTGCAGGGTATGTTACATGTTGTAGCTGGTTGGAATGGGGAAGATAAAGAGTTTGAGCTGAAGGTGAAGAGGAGTGTAGCGTTGGTGAATAAGTCATCTTCTTTCTTGAAAGATGAGTACTTGATTCCAGGGTCATGGTGGGTAGAGAAGAATAGGAGTATGGTTCTTGATGAGAATGGGGAGTGGATTCTGGCCCCACCTTCAGATGAGGATCTTCCAGTCCCTGAATATTGA
- the LOC107800229 gene encoding F-box protein MAX2 homolog B-like, with amino-acid sequence MVTSARPTTLNDLPDVILSNIIAAVSDARSRNVAALVCRKWLVLERSTRTSLTLRGNRNDLFMLPTCFRSVTHLDLSLLSPWGHPLLSPRAAADNDGADDSTLIAHLLRHAFPSVSSLTVYARDPHVLQLLPIQWPQLKHIKLVRWHQRPQLASGDEFNLLFQGCSQLASLDLSTFYCWTEDLPPALESNPVVATNMTVLNLLNASFSEGFKTDEIRVITKCCPYLKDFKVVCMFDPRYIGFVGDEALVCIAKNCPKLSVLHLADTSVLSNCRSESDLDEEGFSIDDGKISVSTLIEVFSGLPLLEELVLDVSNNVRDSGPALEVLNKKCPKLKLLKLGQFHGISMPVESKLDGVALCQGLQSLSIRNVGDLDDMGLIAIGRGCTILAKFEIRNCKKITMRGMRTLASLLQKSLVDVSISCCKNLGASSSLKALEPIQERIERLHIDCVWDSVEEIENLDGCVEYGFDLNKANGGEASSHPAGFGDASGYVDDDLMFNRNKRCKYSYDLNSVYVEENGHGNGYGERTWDRLQYLSLWIGVGELLTPLAAAGLQHCPNLEEIKIKVEGDCRLWSKPSERAFALSTLIRFPKLVKMHLDCGDIIGYAHTAPSGQMDLSLWERFYLFGIGHLNLRELDYWPPQDRDVNQRSLSLPAAGLLQECLTLRKLFIHGTAHEHFMMFLLRIPTLRDVQLREDYYPAPENDMSTEMRAGSLSRFEAALNRRQICD; translated from the coding sequence ATGGTAACTTCAGCTAGACCCACTACTCTTAATGACCTCCCCGACGTAATACTTTCCAACATAATCGCCGCCGTCTCCGACGCCCGCAGCCGCAACGTCGCCGCACTCGTCTGCCGTAAATGGCTCGTCCTAGAACGTTCCACCCGCACTTCCCTCACGCTCCGAGGCAACAGGAACGACCTTTTCATGCTCCCCACTTGCTTCCGATCCGTTACTCATCTCGACCTCTCGCTCCTCTCACCTTGGGGCCATCCCCTCCTCTCACCACGCGCCGCCGCAGATAACGACGGCGCTGATGATTCAACCCTCATCGCCCACCTTCTCCGCCACGCATTTCCTTCAGTCAGTTCACTCACTGTCTACGCGCGTGACCCGCACGTGCTCCAGCTCTTGCCCATCCAGTGGCCCCAGCTTAAGCATATCAAGCTTGTCCGATGGCACCAGCGTCCGCAGTTAGCAAGTGGGGATGAGTTCAACTTACTATTTCAAGGGTGCTCGCAACTGGCCTCGCTTGACTTATCTACTTTTTATTGTTGGACTGAGGATTTACCACCAGCCCTTGAATCGAATCCTGTTGTTGCGACTAACATGACTGTATTAAATCTCTTAAACGCTTCATTTTCGGAAGGTTTTAAGACGGATGAGATTAGAGTCATCACTAAATGCTGTCCTTATTtgaaagattttaaggttgtttGTATGTTTGATCCTAGATACATTGGTTTTGTTGGTGATGAGGCTTtggtatgtatagctaaaaattgTCCCAAATTATCTGTGCTTCATTTAGCGGATACGTCTGTTTTGTCTAATTGCAGGAGTGAGAGTGATCTAGATGAAGAGGGGTTTAGTATCGACGATGGGAAAATTAGTGTTTCGACTTTGATTGAGGTATTTTCGGGTCTTCCTTTACTTGAAGAGCTTGTATTAGATGTTTCTAATAATGTTAGAGATAGTGGTCCTGCTTTGGAAGTGCTGAACAAGAAATGTCCCAAGTTGAAATTGTTGAAGTTGGGGCAATTTCATGGCATTTCTATGCCAGTTGAGTCAAAGTTGGATGGTGTTGCGCTTTGTCAGGGATTACAATCTTTGTCGATTAGGAATGTGGGTGATTTGGATGATATGGGTTTGATTGCAATTGGTAGAGGGTGTACAATATTGGCCAAGTTTGAGATTCGAAATTGTAAGAAGATCACGATGAGAGGAATGAGAACGCTAGCTTCTTTGCTCCAGAAAAGTTTGGTTGATGTCAGTATATCTTGTTGCAAGAATCTTGGAGCATCTTCTTCGTTGAAAGCATTGGAACCGATACAAGAACGTATCGAGAGGCTTCATATTGATTGTGTGTGGGATAGTGTTGAAGAAATTGAAAATCTTGATGGTTGTGTTGAATACGGGTTTGATCTCAATAAGGCCAATGGCGGTGAGGCATCAAGCCATCCTGCTGGATTTGGGGACGCATCTGGATACGTTGATGACGATCTCATGTTTAACAGGAATAAAAGATGCAAATACTCCTATGATCTTAATAGTGTTTACGTGGAAGAGAATGGCCATGGCAATGGATATGGTGAACGAACATGGGACCGGCTGCAATATCTCTCACTTTGGATTGGTGTTGGTGAGCTTTTGACTCCTTTAGCAGCTGCAGGTCTTCAACATTGTCCTAATTTGGAAGAGATTAAGATTAAGGTAGAAGGAGATTGTAGGCTATGGTCAAAACCTTCAGAGAGGGCATTTGCTTTGAGCACCCTTATACGGTTCCCTAAGCTTGTGAAGATGCATTTGGATTGTGGAGATATCATAGGTTACGCACACACTGCCCCATCGGGCCAGATGGATTTGAGCTTGTGGGAACGGTTTTATCTCTTTGGGATTGGACATTTGAATCTCAGGGAGCTTGATTATTGGCCACCGCAAGATAGGGATGTTAACCAAAGGAGTCTATCACTGCCGGCAGCTGGGCTGCTCCAAGAATGCCTTACACTCAGAAAGTTGTTCATCCATGGAACAGCGCATGAACATTTCATGATGTTCCTACTTAGAATCCCAACCCTAAGAGATGTACAGCTGAGAGAAGATTACTATCCGGCGCCAGAGAATGACATGAGTACAGAAATGAGAGCAGGCTCCTTGAGCCGCTTTGAGGCAGCCCTAAACAGACGCCAGATTTGTGATTGA